A portion of the Osmerus mordax isolate fOsmMor3 chromosome 22, fOsmMor3.pri, whole genome shotgun sequence genome contains these proteins:
- the txndc16 gene encoding thioredoxin domain-containing protein 16 isoform X1, with the protein MPLFIFLVMLWLCANVGQCTTANVSKLFEHTAEHLTEKMHSGKTFFVYFGHQVSPTLVLFLDQLEMSAEVLEDYGISVAKVNCSKEHVAKYCTGDKIMKKAYLFRGTELLKSFDTDTVFDVHAIVSHVLFTVLFDEVRYVHTVAELLAVERAAKGRLDVVLGHVQVLGLPEHRALMETAFVYGAKYQFVLTTGGPVLEHMGVKEPASLAAGLWFLHCKGLTRLMEPCPHTALTRALTTLHIYAFLQLMEAPLVTESSEDPSKVKVIHSHLQVPLLFLFSQPHTLALDRVTAQTLAWRLRGRVGLVLIHRESPDVKTPPEYNAAYKLTGEGSEVIYLTLNNLEEVIDLFRVDANPDEHDEEEEEEEEQSWTSLDLLDDEVAESVYRNRGRILDMEAVTELTADTFHSAVADNRHTVVLFYVKWDAVSVAFIPSFLEVAETLEDDEVSDVEMAAVDCGEWTNVCSAQLITFFPTVSLYRPGSPAQPYRGMLGSKSLYTFIMLSRVPSPILLSSVEEARSFLDAHLHPRRPGLAPARVLGLFSSDADTGVSVFQEASRVLRGETLLAMLTGRQAETWAAEHEVELPAMLVSRGPQTHAHAHTLHPSTAQDLTSHIQKALLEPFPELTVENLPPYLALGRPLLLLFVGEEEDEQGRRESEGALEEMRALLETGQLAPYLPAWIHLGRTPAGKGVLEDYLGSLPPLPALVLSLLPSGGEVFHYPPDRPIMVQPVLRWLQSAKDGNEPPAGVVGDDKWEPAVQFYDFLSVMDQEVPGYASQRSHKTKTRPREEKKKRRNDSGDRQAQAASTGSSKPHQHSEL; encoded by the exons atgcCACTGTTCATATTTTTAGTCATGCTTTGGTTATGTGCAAATGTTGGCCAATGCACAACAGCTAATGTTTCCAAATTATTTGAGCACACTGCTGAACACTTGACTGAAAAAATGCATTCTGGAAAGACGTTCTTTGTGTACTTTGGACACCAAG TCAGCCCCACCTTAGTGCTCTTTCTTGACCAGCTGGAGATGTCTGCGGAAGTACTGGAAGATTATGGTATTTCAGTTGCTAAG GTGAATTGTAGCAAAGAGCATGTTGCAAAATACTGCACAGGTGACAAGATAATGAAGAAAGCCTATCTATTCAG AGGCACTGAACTCCTGAAGAGCTtcgacacagacacagtctttGACGTTCATGCCATCGTTTCTCACGTACTCTT CACAGTGTTATTTGATGAGGTGAGGTATGTGCACACCGTGGCGGAGCTACTGGCGGTGGAGAGAGCAGCCAAGGGCAGGTTGGACGTTGTGCTGGGTCACGTCCAGGTTCTGGGCCTACCAG AGCATCGGGCGCTGATGGAGACGGCATTCGTGTACGGAGCCAAGTACCAGTTTGTGCTCACGACCGGAGGTCCAGTCCTGGAGCACATGGG agtgaAGGAGCCAGCGTCTCTGGCCGCGGGCCTTTGGTTCCTCCACTGCAAGGGGCTGACGAGGCTCATGGAGCCCTGCCCACACACGGCTCTGACCAGAGccctcaccaccctccacaTCTACGCCTTCCTCCAGCTCATGGAGGCGCCGCTTGTG ACGGAGTCTTCAGAGGACCCTTCCAAGGTGAAGGTGATCCACAGCCACCTCCAGGTACCcctgctcttcctcttctcccagccccacaccctGGCCCTGGACCGGGTCACGGCTCAAACTCTAGCCTGGAGGCTGAGAGGCCGGGTGGGCCTGGTTCTCATTCACAG GGAAAGCCCAGATGTTAAAACTCCACCTGAATACAATGCTGCATACAAACTAACTGGAGAG GGGTCGGAGGTCATTTACCTCACACTGAACAACCTGGAGGAGGTCATCGACCTGTTCAGAGTAGACGCCAATCCAGATGAGCatgacgaagaggaggaggaggaagaggagcaaagTTGGACTTCTCTTG ACCTGCTGGATGACGAAGTGGCAGAGTCTGTGTACAGGAACAGGGGTCGGATCCTGGACATGGAGGCCGTAACAGAACTCACCGCTGACACCTTCCACAGTGCAGTGGCAGACAATCGCCACACTGTGGTGCTGTTTTATGTCAAAT GGGACGCTGTGTCCGTGGCTTTCATTCCCTCCTTTCTAGAGGTTGCAGAGACCCTGGAAG ACGATGAGGTCAGCGACGTAGAAATGGCCGCGGTGGATTGTGGGGAGTGGACGAACGTGTGCAGTGCTCAGCTGATTACCTTTTTCCCGACCGTCAGCCTGTACCGTCCGGGGTCCCCCGCCCAGCCATACAGGGGCATGCTGGGTAGTAAGAGCCTGTACACCTTCATCATGCT GAGCCGAGTCCCTTCCCCtatcctcctgtcctctgttgAGGAGGCGAGGTCGTTCCTGGACGCCCACCTGCACCCCCGACGCCCAGGCCTCGCCCCTGCCAGGGTCCTGGGCTTGTTCAGCTCAGACGCAGACACCG GGGTGTCTGTGTTCCAGGAGGCCTCCAGGGTCCTGAGGGGAGAGACTCTGCTAGCCatgctgacaggcaggcaggctgaaaCATG gGCGGCAGAGCACGAGGTAGAGCTTCCCGCCATGCTTGTGTCACGAGGTCCCCAAACCCACGCACAcgcccacaccctccacccttccactgCCCAGGACCTGACCTCACACATCCAGAAGGCCCTGCTGGAGccattt CCTGAGCTGACCGTGGAGAACCTCCCTCCGTACCTGGCGCTGGGCAggccgctgctgctgctgtttgtgggggaggaggaggatgagcaggggaggagagagagcgagggggcgctggaggagatgagggcccTGCTGGAGACTGGTCAGCTCGCCCCTTACCTGCCTGCCTGGATACACCT CGGCCGGACCCCTGCTGGTAAAGGAGTCCTGGAGGACTACCTGGGCTCCCTTCCCCCACTACCTGCCCTGGTCCTGTCCCTTCTGCCCTCAGGAGGAGAGGTGTTCCACTACCCCCCCGACAGGCCCATCATGGTACAGCCCGTCCTGCGGTGGCTGCAGAGTgctaaggatggcaatgaaccaCCAGCAG
- the gpr137c gene encoding integral membrane protein GPR137C isoform X1: MLLSENQVSFSVFTSVTDSSDEPIQAAVPPSVELGLTIVYTILYSLLFVFVYLQLWLILHYGHKRFSYQSVFLFLCLLWSALRTTLFSFYFKNVVQANQLQPLPYWLLYCFPICLQFFTLCLLNLYFAQVMFKAKAKYSPELNKYKVPMRLAFLTASLFFLVVNVTCAMLVQGGAGGEVEVRRAVLARVLVNDSLFVLCAVSLAVCIFKIAKMSSANVYLESMGTSVCQATAIGAAVILLYTSRACYNLVVVALAPEDRPSPFNYGWYNISDQADVEKISGEAYIIFGIILFFWELLPTSLVVVFFRVQRPNQNLAPGGMINSHSFSSRAYFFDNPRRYDSDDDLSRSAVTRADRGSSVLSSTPQLGPSWYGSIQRNGSLTGVPHFLGGPQVSTAPLLLAYGNIQTNHHNYYSTPQNHYCTPQI, translated from the exons ATGTTGTTATCAGAAAACCAGGTCAGTTTTAGTGTCTTCACGTCTGTTACGGACTCATCCGACGAACCAATTCAAGCTGCGGTTCCTCCGTCCGTAGAGCTCGGGCTCACCATTGTGTATACGATCCTGTACTCGCtcctttttgtgtttgtttacttGCAACTTTGGCTGATTTTGCACTACGGACACAAGCGCTTCAGCTACCAGAgtgtctttctatttctctgttTGCTGTGGTCGGCGCTAAGGACTACATTATTTTCATTCTACTTCAAGAACGTTGTCCAAGCAAACCAGTTGCAGCCGTTGCCTTACTGGCTTCTGTACTGTTTCCCGATATGCCTGCAATTCTTCACGCTATGTTTGCTGAATCTTTACTTTGCACAG gtcaTGTTTAAAGCCAAAGCAAAATATTCACCAGAGCTCAACAAATACAA agtgCCCATGCGCCTGGCCTTCCTCACCGCCAGCCTCTTCTTCCTGGTGGTGAACGTGACGTGTGCCATGCTGGTGCAGGGTGGCGCGGGGggcgaggtggaggtgaggcggGCGGTGCTGGCGCGGGTCCTGGTTAACGACAGCCTCTTCGTCCTCTGTGCCGTCTCCCTCGCCGTCTGCATCTTCAAGATCGCCAAGATGTCTTCTGCCAACGTCTACCTGGAGTCCATG GGAACGTCCGTGTGCCAGGCCACAGCCATCGGTGCAGCGGTCATCCTGCTCTACACCTCCAGGGCCTGCTACAACCTGGTGGTGGTGGCTCTGGCCCCAGAGGACAGGCCCAGCCCCTTCAACTACGGCTGGTACAACATCTCTGACCAG GCAGATGTGGAGAAAATTAGCGGAGAAGCGTACATCATCTTTGGCATCATCCTGTTCTTCTGGGAGCTGCTTCCTACCAGTCTGGTAGTGGTCTTCTTCAGGGTCCAGAGGCCAAACCAGAACCTG GCTCCAGGAGGAATGATCAACAGCCACAGCTTCAGTTCCAGGGCCTACTTCTTCGACAACCCGCGGAGGTACGACAGCGATGACGACCTCTCCCGGAGCGCTGTCACCCGGGCGGATCGCGGCAG CAGTGTCCTGTCTTCCACGCCCCAGCTAGGCCCCAGCTGGTACGGCTCCATCCAGAGGAACGGCAGCCTGACGGGGGTTCCTCACTTCCTGGGTGGCCCCCAGGTCTCCACCGCTCCTCTCCTGCTGGCCTACGGCAACATCCAGACCAACCACCACAACTACTACTCCACCCCTCAGAATCACTACTGCACCCCTCAGATCTAA
- the ero1a gene encoding ERO1-like protein alpha: protein MENVVFLVTFYSILNLRLSSSSSSASQRCFCQVTGSLDDCTCDVETIDAFNNEHLFPKLQKLLESDYFRFYKVNLNRPCPFWTSGSQCGLRDCAVKPCTLNEVPEGIKTHIHNKYTAEADDHLQDCERTLQLGAVDGSLSEKTKRAVLEWGEHDDEAERFCVADDEESPDSQYVDLLLNPERFTGYKGPEAWQIWNSIYEENCFKPYTVKRPLNPLASDSGNEGKTFYSWLEGQCVEKRAFYRLVSGLHASINTHLSARYLIDDNWFQRKWGHNISEFQQRFDAGLTNGEGPKRLRNLYFLYLIELRALAKVLPFFQRPYFQLYTGQPAQDKQHKSLLLELLQVAKSFPLHFDEMSLFTGDKEEAARLKEDFRSTFRNISRIMDCVGCFKCRLWGKLQTQGLGTALKILFSERQIEDLPKSGDLPSFQLSRQEIVSLFNAIGRISTSIRELENFRNLLADVW, encoded by the exons ATGGAAAACGTAGTTTTCCTAGTTACTTTTTATTCGATTCTCAATCTCCGGTTGTCAAGCTCGAGCTCCTCTGCCTCCCAAAGGTGCTTCTGTCAG GTGACGGGTAGTTTGGATGACTGCACTTGTGATGTGGAGACAATTGATGCCTTTAACAACGAACATCTTTTCCCCAAACTTCAAAAGCTGCTCGAATCTGACTACTTCAGGTTCTATAAG GTGAACCTGAATAGGCCGTGTCCATTCTGGACCAGTGGCTCTCAGTGTGGACTTAGGGACTGTGCTGTGAAGCCCTGCACTCTT AATGAGGTACCTGAAGGAATCAAAACTCACATCCACAACAAG tacacaGCCGAGGCCGACGACCATCTCCAAGACTGTGAGCGCACCCTGCAGCTTGGTGCTGTCGATGGCTCTCTCAG CGAGAAGACCAAACGGGCCGTCCTGGAGTGGGGCGAGCACGATGACGAGGCTGAGCGCTTCTGCGTGGCCGATG ATGAGGAGAGTCCGGACTCCCAGTACGTGGATCTTCTTCTGAACCCAGAGCGCTTCACGGGCTACAAAGGCCCAGAAGCTTGGCAGATCTGGAACAGCATCTACGAGGAGAACTGTTTCAA GCCGTATACTGTGAAAAGACCCCTGAATCCTTTAGCTTCAGACAGTG GAAATGAAG GGAAGACGTTTTACAGCTGGTTGGAAG GTCAGTGTGTGGAGAAAAGAGCTTTCTACCGCCTGGTGTCTGGTCTCCACGCCAGCATCAACACACACCTGAGTGCCAGGTATCTCATAGATG ATAACTGGTTCCAGAGAAAGTGGGGTCATAATATCTCAGAGTTCCAGCAGCGCTTCGACGCAGGGCTGACCAATGGCGAGGGACCAAAGAGATTGCGTAATCTCTACTTCCTGTACCTGATAGAGCTACGTGCCTTGGCCAAAGTCCTGCCTTTCTTCCAGCGCCCATACTTCCAGCTCTACACTGGCCAACCTGCACAGGACAAGCAACACAAAAGCCTGCTCCTAGAGCTCCTCCAAGTGGCCAA gtcTTTCCCTCTGCACTTTGATGAAATGTCGCTGTTTACCGGGGACAAGGAGGAAGCAGCAAGGCTTAAG GAGGACTTTAGGTCGACCTTCCGCAACATCTCCAGGATCATGGACTGTGTTGGCTGCTTCAAGTGCCGTCTCTGGGGCAAACTACAG ACGCAAGGCCTGGGCACGGCCCTGAAGATTCTGTTCTCGGAGCGCCAGATTGAGGATCTCCCCAAGTCAGGTGACCTGCCCTCCTTCCAGCTGAGCCGTCAGGAGATCGTCTCCCTCTTCAACGCTATTGGACG CATCTCAACAAGCATTAGGGAGCTTGAGAACTTCAGGAATCTGCTAGCAGATGTCTGGTGA
- the txndc16 gene encoding thioredoxin domain-containing protein 16 isoform X2: MPLFIFLVMLWLCANVGQCTTANVSKLFEHTAEHLTEKMHSGKTFFVYFGHQVSPTLVLFLDQLEMSAEVLEDYGISVAKVNCSKEHVAKYCTGDKIMKKAYLFRGTELLKSFDTDTVFDVHAIVSHVLFTVLFDEVRYVHTVAELLAVERAAKGRLDVVLGHVQVLGLPEHRALMETAFVYGAKYQFVLTTGGPVLEHMGVKEPASLAAGLWFLHCKGLTRLMEPCPHTALTRALTTLHIYAFLQLMEAPLVTESSEDPSKVKVIHSHLQVPLLFLFSQPHTLALDRVTAQTLAWRLRGRVGLVLIHRESPDVKTPPEYNAAYKLTGEGSEVIYLTLNNLEEVIDLFRVDANPDEHDEEEEEEEEQSWTSLDLLDDEVAESVYRNRGRILDMEAVTELTADTFHSAVADNRHTVVLFYVKWDAVSVAFIPSFLEVAETLEDDEVSDVEMAAVDCGEWTNVCSAQLITFFPTVSLYRPGSPAQPYRGMLGSKSLYTFIMLSRVPSPILLSSVEEARSFLDAHLHPRRPGLAPARVLGLFSSDADTGVSVFQEASRVLRGETLLAMLTGRQAETWAAEHEVELPAMLVSRGPQTHAHAHTLHPSTAQDLTSHIQKALLEPFPELTVENLPPYLALGRPLLLLFVGEEEDEQGRRESEGALEEMRALLETGQLAPYLPAWIHLGRTPAGKGVLEDYLGSLPPLPALVLSLLPSGGEVFHYPPDRPIMVQPVLRWLQSAKDGNEPPAAWRVSASLACQL, encoded by the exons atgcCACTGTTCATATTTTTAGTCATGCTTTGGTTATGTGCAAATGTTGGCCAATGCACAACAGCTAATGTTTCCAAATTATTTGAGCACACTGCTGAACACTTGACTGAAAAAATGCATTCTGGAAAGACGTTCTTTGTGTACTTTGGACACCAAG TCAGCCCCACCTTAGTGCTCTTTCTTGACCAGCTGGAGATGTCTGCGGAAGTACTGGAAGATTATGGTATTTCAGTTGCTAAG GTGAATTGTAGCAAAGAGCATGTTGCAAAATACTGCACAGGTGACAAGATAATGAAGAAAGCCTATCTATTCAG AGGCACTGAACTCCTGAAGAGCTtcgacacagacacagtctttGACGTTCATGCCATCGTTTCTCACGTACTCTT CACAGTGTTATTTGATGAGGTGAGGTATGTGCACACCGTGGCGGAGCTACTGGCGGTGGAGAGAGCAGCCAAGGGCAGGTTGGACGTTGTGCTGGGTCACGTCCAGGTTCTGGGCCTACCAG AGCATCGGGCGCTGATGGAGACGGCATTCGTGTACGGAGCCAAGTACCAGTTTGTGCTCACGACCGGAGGTCCAGTCCTGGAGCACATGGG agtgaAGGAGCCAGCGTCTCTGGCCGCGGGCCTTTGGTTCCTCCACTGCAAGGGGCTGACGAGGCTCATGGAGCCCTGCCCACACACGGCTCTGACCAGAGccctcaccaccctccacaTCTACGCCTTCCTCCAGCTCATGGAGGCGCCGCTTGTG ACGGAGTCTTCAGAGGACCCTTCCAAGGTGAAGGTGATCCACAGCCACCTCCAGGTACCcctgctcttcctcttctcccagccccacaccctGGCCCTGGACCGGGTCACGGCTCAAACTCTAGCCTGGAGGCTGAGAGGCCGGGTGGGCCTGGTTCTCATTCACAG GGAAAGCCCAGATGTTAAAACTCCACCTGAATACAATGCTGCATACAAACTAACTGGAGAG GGGTCGGAGGTCATTTACCTCACACTGAACAACCTGGAGGAGGTCATCGACCTGTTCAGAGTAGACGCCAATCCAGATGAGCatgacgaagaggaggaggaggaagaggagcaaagTTGGACTTCTCTTG ACCTGCTGGATGACGAAGTGGCAGAGTCTGTGTACAGGAACAGGGGTCGGATCCTGGACATGGAGGCCGTAACAGAACTCACCGCTGACACCTTCCACAGTGCAGTGGCAGACAATCGCCACACTGTGGTGCTGTTTTATGTCAAAT GGGACGCTGTGTCCGTGGCTTTCATTCCCTCCTTTCTAGAGGTTGCAGAGACCCTGGAAG ACGATGAGGTCAGCGACGTAGAAATGGCCGCGGTGGATTGTGGGGAGTGGACGAACGTGTGCAGTGCTCAGCTGATTACCTTTTTCCCGACCGTCAGCCTGTACCGTCCGGGGTCCCCCGCCCAGCCATACAGGGGCATGCTGGGTAGTAAGAGCCTGTACACCTTCATCATGCT GAGCCGAGTCCCTTCCCCtatcctcctgtcctctgttgAGGAGGCGAGGTCGTTCCTGGACGCCCACCTGCACCCCCGACGCCCAGGCCTCGCCCCTGCCAGGGTCCTGGGCTTGTTCAGCTCAGACGCAGACACCG GGGTGTCTGTGTTCCAGGAGGCCTCCAGGGTCCTGAGGGGAGAGACTCTGCTAGCCatgctgacaggcaggcaggctgaaaCATG gGCGGCAGAGCACGAGGTAGAGCTTCCCGCCATGCTTGTGTCACGAGGTCCCCAAACCCACGCACAcgcccacaccctccacccttccactgCCCAGGACCTGACCTCACACATCCAGAAGGCCCTGCTGGAGccattt CCTGAGCTGACCGTGGAGAACCTCCCTCCGTACCTGGCGCTGGGCAggccgctgctgctgctgtttgtgggggaggaggaggatgagcaggggaggagagagagcgagggggcgctggaggagatgagggcccTGCTGGAGACTGGTCAGCTCGCCCCTTACCTGCCTGCCTGGATACACCT CGGCCGGACCCCTGCTGGTAAAGGAGTCCTGGAGGACTACCTGGGCTCCCTTCCCCCACTACCTGCCCTGGTCCTGTCCCTTCTGCCCTCAGGAGGAGAGGTGTTCCACTACCCCCCCGACAGGCCCATCATGGTACAGCCCGTCCTGCGGTGGCTGCAGAGTgctaaggatggcaatgaaccaCCAGCAG
- the gpr137c gene encoding integral membrane protein GPR137C isoform X2 has product MLLSENQVSFSVFTSVTDSSDEPIQAAVPPSVELGLTIVYTILYSLLFVFVYLQLWLILHYGHKRFSYQSVFLFLCLLWSALRTTLFSFYFKNVVQANQLQPLPYWLLYCFPICLQFFTLCLLNLYFAQVMFKAKAKYSPELNKYKVPMRLAFLTASLFFLVVNVTCAMLVQGGAGGEVEVRRAVLARVLVNDSLFVLCAVSLAVCIFKIAKMSSANVYLESMGTSVCQATAIGAAVILLYTSRACYNLVVVALAPEDRPSPFNYGWYNISDQADVEKISGEAYIIFGIILFFWELLPTSLVVVFFRVQRPNQNLAPGGMINSHSFSSRAYFFDNPRRYDSDDDLSRSAVTRADRGSVLSSTPQLGPSWYGSIQRNGSLTGVPHFLGGPQVSTAPLLLAYGNIQTNHHNYYSTPQNHYCTPQI; this is encoded by the exons ATGTTGTTATCAGAAAACCAGGTCAGTTTTAGTGTCTTCACGTCTGTTACGGACTCATCCGACGAACCAATTCAAGCTGCGGTTCCTCCGTCCGTAGAGCTCGGGCTCACCATTGTGTATACGATCCTGTACTCGCtcctttttgtgtttgtttacttGCAACTTTGGCTGATTTTGCACTACGGACACAAGCGCTTCAGCTACCAGAgtgtctttctatttctctgttTGCTGTGGTCGGCGCTAAGGACTACATTATTTTCATTCTACTTCAAGAACGTTGTCCAAGCAAACCAGTTGCAGCCGTTGCCTTACTGGCTTCTGTACTGTTTCCCGATATGCCTGCAATTCTTCACGCTATGTTTGCTGAATCTTTACTTTGCACAG gtcaTGTTTAAAGCCAAAGCAAAATATTCACCAGAGCTCAACAAATACAA agtgCCCATGCGCCTGGCCTTCCTCACCGCCAGCCTCTTCTTCCTGGTGGTGAACGTGACGTGTGCCATGCTGGTGCAGGGTGGCGCGGGGggcgaggtggaggtgaggcggGCGGTGCTGGCGCGGGTCCTGGTTAACGACAGCCTCTTCGTCCTCTGTGCCGTCTCCCTCGCCGTCTGCATCTTCAAGATCGCCAAGATGTCTTCTGCCAACGTCTACCTGGAGTCCATG GGAACGTCCGTGTGCCAGGCCACAGCCATCGGTGCAGCGGTCATCCTGCTCTACACCTCCAGGGCCTGCTACAACCTGGTGGTGGTGGCTCTGGCCCCAGAGGACAGGCCCAGCCCCTTCAACTACGGCTGGTACAACATCTCTGACCAG GCAGATGTGGAGAAAATTAGCGGAGAAGCGTACATCATCTTTGGCATCATCCTGTTCTTCTGGGAGCTGCTTCCTACCAGTCTGGTAGTGGTCTTCTTCAGGGTCCAGAGGCCAAACCAGAACCTG GCTCCAGGAGGAATGATCAACAGCCACAGCTTCAGTTCCAGGGCCTACTTCTTCGACAACCCGCGGAGGTACGACAGCGATGACGACCTCTCCCGGAGCGCTGTCACCCGGGCGGATCGCGGCAG TGTCCTGTCTTCCACGCCCCAGCTAGGCCCCAGCTGGTACGGCTCCATCCAGAGGAACGGCAGCCTGACGGGGGTTCCTCACTTCCTGGGTGGCCCCCAGGTCTCCACCGCTCCTCTCCTGCTGGCCTACGGCAACATCCAGACCAACCACCACAACTACTACTCCACCCCTCAGAATCACTACTGCACCCCTCAGATCTAA